The Phocoena sinus isolate mPhoSin1 chromosome 17, mPhoSin1.pri, whole genome shotgun sequence genome contains a region encoding:
- the LOC116742542 gene encoding LOW QUALITY PROTEIN: mesoderm-specific transcript homolog protein-like (The sequence of the model RefSeq protein was modified relative to this genomic sequence to represent the inferred CDS: deleted 4 bases in 2 codons) produces the protein MRECWVQVGLLAVPLLSAYLHIPPPQLPPALHSWKSSGNFFTYKGLHIFYQDSVGVVGSPEIVVLLHGFPTSSYDWYKICEGLTLRFHRVIALDFLGFGFSDKSRPHHYSIFEQASIMEALLRHLGLQNRRIKLLSRDYGYIVAQELLYRFKQNQSGQITIKSLCLSNGGIFPETHHPLLLQKLLKDGGMLSPILTRLMNFFVFSRGLTPVFGPYNQPSESELWDMWAGIRNNDGNLVIDSLLQYINQRKKFRRRWVGALASVSIPIHFIYGPLDPVNPYPEFLELYRKTLPLSTVLILDDHISHYLQREDPMGFLNAYMGFINSF, from the exons ATGAGGGAGTGCTGGGTCCAGGTGGGGCTGTTGGCTGTGCCCCTGCTTTCAGCCTATCTGcacatccccccg ccccagcttcCCCCTGCTCTTCACTCATGGAAGTCAtcaggcaat ttttttacctacaAGGGACTGCATATCTTCTACCAAGACTCTGTGGGTGTGGTTGGAAGTCCAGAGATAGTTGTGCTTTTACACGGCTTTCCAACGTCCAGCTATGACTGGTACAAGATTTGCGAAGGTCTGACCCTCAGGTTTCATCGAGTGATTGCCCTTGATTTCCTAGGCTTTGGCTTCAGTGACAAATCGAGACCACATCACTATTCCATATTCGAGCAGGCCAGCATCATGGAAGCTCTTTTGCGGCATCTGGGGCTCCAGAACCGTAGGATCAAACTGTTATCTCGCGACTATGGGTATATTGTTGCTCAGGAGCTGCTCTATAGGTTCAAGCAGAATCAATCTGGTCAGATTACCATCAAGAGTCTCTGTCTGTCGAATGGAGGTATATTTCCTGAGACTCACCATCCTCTCCTTCTCCAAAAGCTTCTCAAAGATGGAGGCATGCTGTCACCCATCCTCACGCGACTGATGAACTTCTTCGTATTCTCTCGAGGTCTCACCCCGGTCTTTGGGCCATACAACCAACCCTCTGAGAGTGAACTGTGGGACATGTGGGCAGGGATACGCAACAATGACGGGAACTTGGTTATTGACAGTCTCTTGCAGTACATCAATCAAAGGAAAAAGTTTAGAAGACGCTGGGTGGGAGCTCTTGCCTCTGTATCTATCCCCATTCATTTTATCTATGGGCCATTGGATCCAGTGAATCCTTATCCAGAGTTTTTGGAGCTGTACAGGAAAACGCTGCCGCTGTCCACAGTGTTGATTCTGGATGACCACATTAGCCACTATCTACAGCGAGAGGATCCCATGGGCTTCTTGAATGCATATATGGGCTTCATCAACTCCTTCTGA